A region from the Cryptococcus gattii WM276 chromosome H, complete sequence genome encodes:
- a CDS encoding Cell wall organization and biogenesis-related protein, putative (Similar to TIGR gene model, INSD accession AAW45610.1), with the protein MLAFLALLSLPALPLAAAQGDLSVANNVTDLEGTWSSNSAVSTGGDICIPAEMKFNYPNNSGISYSFTNDGFFEEVQYQYNANASNPACIQAFIYWQHGTYTLNNNGSITLRPFASDGRIQVQDPCAATTNIITYYSNQVLFTDWGIVVDPSSGRYTLNLNRYDGAKMARMFLTAKPPNMLPTQVLTGVNASGQTNTRRRRSFTSSLDFMKRSAAEPRSSALFQGYRAVMLGVGALTVLSVLALV; encoded by the exons ATGCTCGCATTCCTCgccctcctctccctccccGCCCTCCCCCTCGCCGCAGCCCAGGGCGACCTCAGCGTGGCCAACAATGTCACCGACCTCGAAGGCACATGGAGCAGCAACTCGGCAGTCTCCACGGGTGGT GATATATGCATACCCGCAGAGATGAAATTCAACTATCCCAACAACAGCGGCATCTCCTATTCCTT CACAAACGACGGCTTCTTTGAAGAAGTCCAGTACCAGTACAACGCCAACGCCTCCAACCCCGCCTGTATCCAAGCCTTCATCTACTGGCAACACGGCACCTACACCCTCAACAACAATGGTTCCATCACCCTCCGCCCCTTTGCCTCGGACGGCCGTATCCAGGTCCAGGACCCATGTGCAGCCACCACCAACATCATCACCTACTATAGCAACCAAGTCCTCTTCACCGACTGGGGAATCGTCGTCGACCCTTCGTCCGGGCGGTATACCTTGAATCTCAACAGGTACGATGGCGCCAAGATGGCACGCATGTTTTTAACCGCAAAACCACCCAACATGCTCCCCACCCAAGTCCTCACAGGTGTCAATGCCTCGGGTCAGACGAATACCCGACGAAGACGGTCGTTTACCAGTTCGTTGGATTTCATGAAACGCTCAGCGGCCGAACCCCGGTCGTCCGCGTTGTTCCAAGGGTATCGCGCGGTCATGCTCGGTGTCGGAGCGTTAACCGTCCTCAGTGTCCTCGCGTTGGTCTAG
- a CDS encoding Hypothetical protein (Similar to SGTC gene model, INSD accession EAL19195.1; CNBH2940) produces MPRLSRLSRLSRLSRLSPILLLLPLVRYSNGQYIAQASYSVGRGGDLEEGWMGKRQGNESRSLYLVSHTDFCLFGPPSPLPSDTDTSSISQIDRDVVSWCTVPRRGQEETSQRGIPDGTLNGVTYVKANSWVQVSGTGDLTKLNIPAGDLGAQFDSVENTPDGAVLYLANDEIASSWVVSPESCFVNGQA; encoded by the exons ATGCCTCGACTCTCTCGACTCTCCCGACTGTCCCGACTCTCCCGACTCTCCCCTAtactcctcctcctcccgcTCGTACGCTATAGCAACGGGCAATACATCGCTCAGGCATCGTATTCTGTCGGACGTGGGGGTGACCTGGAGGAAGGATGGATGGGTAAACGTCAAGGAAACGAATCACGTTCACTCTACCTCGTTTCGCATACCGATTTCTGTCTCTTCGGtcccccttctcctttACCGTCCGACACCGACACCTCGTCGATATCGCAGATAGACAGGGACGTCGTGTCTTGGTGCACGGTCCCGCGACGCGGCCAAGAGGAGACAAGTCAGCGAGGGATACCGGACGGGACGTTGAATGGGGTAACGTATGTGAAAGCGAATAGTTGGGTCCAAGTCAGCGGAAC GGGCGATTTAACCAAACTAAACATTCCGGCAGGAGACCTAGGCGCGCAATTCGATAGCGTGGAGAATACACCGGACGGGGCTGTATTGTACCTCGCAAATGACGAAATCGCTTCCAGCTGGGTGGTGAGTCCTGAGTCCTGTTTCGTGAATGGACAAGCCTGA
- a CDS encoding uncharacterized protein (Similar to TIGR gene model, INSD accession AAW45607.1) codes for MDEETAYELERQRTIAENRALLDSLGLDPLSASSPFGSSPAPASSNKTKPKLKQSKTAPKKRKAPVIAADEGPRRRSGRIAGLEADGDALKAKVEEEEKEREILRVVNRKERGKVMDVGKMVEDTPEDEIKDMETYLQSIAELSNPRTYPAETVSAREADADSDTVPSEVQRLKDAFKDMSLKGNTKVTSERVFSMCVHPEKTKTLVLVGDKYGQLGIWDALGPAMEKPENEDDTSGLKAEEDEDEYQEGRVWRVQAHAKNSISCMKVDPVNGSGLFSTAYDCSLRHLSFSTLQSTELFSFQDEDMLINHFDLSPSAQEAWMVDKNGGISHWDTRESKKESGRRRWVVQEEGRGAKLGGISINPLMPYMICTAGNDQHVRIWDTRHLFSISSNPIALTSLPTPPPTATDEEPPSPPSTYPTVESDYHTVTSYLGSAKGKHLMRAKWQHGKSCSSAYWDPWGRRILTTSYDDNLRIFTIDPASLADFHHLLRPDGFKPSRVVRHNCQTGRWLTILRAQWSLNMDYMPHFTVGNMKRTLDVVSATGEKIVALWTDSVTAVPTLTASHPSIVDRVVGGNTSGRIQLWSSGDSV; via the exons ATGGACGAGGAAACAGCATA CGAACTCGAGCGTCAACGGACGATTGCAGAGAATCGCGCGCTTCTAGACTCTTTAGGTCTCGATCCGTTGAGTGCTTCGTCTCCTTTCGGTTCATCCCCTGCGCCTGCGTCGTCCAACAAGACCAAACCAAAACTAAAACAATCCAAGACAGCGCCCAAGAAACGCAAAGCGCCTGTGATCGCTGCTGATGAAGGCCCGAGAAGACGATCCGGCCGGATTGCGGGGCTGGAAGCGGATGGGGATGCGCTGAAAGCgaaagtggaagaggaggagaaggaaagggagatTCTGAGGGTCGTTAACAGGAAAGAGAGGGGAAAAGTTATGGATGTGGGGAAAATGGTTGAGGATACGCCAGAGGACGAGATCAAAGATATG GAAACGTATCTCCAATCTATTGCGGAGCTATCGAATCCTCGGACCTATCCTGCGGAAACGGTATCTGCACGAGAAGCTGACGCCGATTCCGATACGGTCCCCTCGGAAGTGCAAAGGCTCAAAGACGCTTTTAAAGATATGAGTCTGAAAGGCAACACCAAAGTGACGAGTGAACGGGTATTCAGCATGTGTGTGCACCCGGAGAAGACCAAGACACTTGTGTTGGTGGGTGATAAATACGGACAACTTGGAAT ATGGGATGCGTTGGGCCCGGCCATGGAGAAGCCTGAGAACGAAGATGATACGAGTGGGTTAAAAGCagaagaggacgaggacgagTATCAAGAAGGACGAGTATGGCGGGTACAGGCACATGCAAAGAACTCGATTTCTTGTATGAAGGTTGATCCTGTCAATGGATCTGGT CTTTTCTCTACTGCATATGACTGCTCCCTCCGACATCTTTCCTTTTCGACACTCCAGTCTACTGAACTGTTTTCGTTCCAGGATGAAGACATGCTCATCAACCATTTTGATCTTTCGCCTTCAGCACAAGAAGCGTGGATGGTGGATAAGAATGGTGGGATAAGTCATTGGGATACGAGGGAGAGTAAGAAAGAAAGTGGGAGGAGGCGATGGGTTGTGCAAGAGGAAGGGAGGGGTGCCAAGTTGGGCGGTATCAGCATCAACC CATTGATGCCGTATATGATTTGCACGGCCGGTAACGACCAACATGTCCGAATATGGGATACCCGTCACctcttttccatctcgtcAAACCCTATCGCTCTCACTTCCCTCCCCACCCCACCGCCAACTGCCACCGACGAGGAACCGCCGTCGCCGCCGTCGACGTACCCGACGGTTGAATCCGATTATCATACAGTGACGTCGTACCTCGGTTCGGCAAAAGGCAAACATCTCATGCGCGCTAAATGGCAGCACGGTAAATCATGCAGCAGCGCGTACTGGGATCCATGGGGCCGACGGATTCTCACGACGAGCTATGATGATAATCTCCGTATATTCACTATCGACCCTGCCTCCCTCGCGGATTTTCATCATCTTTTGCGGCCAGACGGGTTCAAGCCGAGCAGGGTTGTGAGACATAATTGCCAAACGGGGAGATGGTTGACGATCCTGAGAGCGCAGTGGAGTTTGAATATGGATTACATGCCGCATTTTACGGTGGGGAATATGAAGCGGACGTTGGATGTGGTTTCCGCGACGGGCGAAAAGATTGTGGCGCTCTGGACGGATAGTGTGACGGCTGTGCCGACGCTGACGGCTTCTCACCCGAGTATCGTTGATAGAGTCGTCGGCGGTAATACGAGCGGTAGAATACAGCTCTGGTCGTCTGGCGATAGTGTCTGA
- a CDS encoding Hypothetical protein (Similar to TIGR gene model, INSD accession AAW45556.1; CNI03060), protein MLSGLGIDILSLTRFRDFVIRRGAEKVAKRLCTPGELVRFDKLARGSVTRPLGPESVLHSSKTQLEDKASVLGTEDILDRQVRFLSSRWCIKEAAYKSLSPLLPRPPSFKTFELVHSSTGQPRLDIITEAKDKYVLLSSLSHDAGVVVGVVIAMDKTFHLLQKGGVDIPY, encoded by the exons ATGCTCTCCGGACTCGGCATAGATATCCTATCCCTCACCCGTTTTCGGGACTTTGTCATTCGCAGAGGCGCAGAAAAGGTGGCAAAACGGTTATGTACGCCCGGCGAGCTCGTGCGGTTCGACAAGCTTGCTCGGGGTAGTGTAACAAGGCCGCTTGGGCCGGAATCTGTCCTCCATAGCAGTAAAACCCAACTGGAGGACAAGGCTTCGGTGCTCGGGACTGAAGATATCTTGGATAGACAGGTCCGGTTCTTATCTTCTCG ATGGTGCATCAAAGAAGCAGCTTATAAATCTCTCTCACCCCTTCTCCCTCGGCCCCCGTCTTTCAAGACATTTGAGCTTGTGCACTCTTCAACAGGCCAGCCGAGATTAGATATCATTACTGAAGCAAAAGACAAGTATGTGCTGTTGTCAAGCTTATCGCATGATGCCGGTGTCGTTGTTGGAGTCGTTATCGCCATGGACAAAACTTTTCATTTGCTCCAGAAGGGCGGTGTGGACATTCCGTATTGA
- a CDS encoding Hypothetical protein (Similar to TIGR gene model, INSD accession AAW45336.1; CNI03050), with protein MAPTKKTTTATKKTASHPPFLAMIQEAISSHPTDSKKGVSRVSIKKYLEDKYKLDMSAASNTSNLNGAIKRAVEKNELALPGGPSGRVKLVAAAKPKAAEKKPAVKKTVAAKPAEKKTATKAAPKKAVSATKKATTAKPTAAKAKAAVPAKKTAAKSTAIKKVAEKKAPAAKKAKAPAAKKAVAPKKAASKKA; from the exons ATGGCCCCCACCAAGAAGACCACCACTGCTACCAAGAAGACTGCTTCCCACCCCCCTTTCTTGGCTATGATCCAG GAAGCCATCTCTAGTCACCCCACCGACTCCAAGAAGGGTGTTTCCCGAGTTTCCATCAAGAA GTACCTTGAGGACAAGTACAAGCTCGACATGAGCGCTGCCAGTAACACTTCCAACTTGAATGGTGCCATCAAGCGTGCCGTTGAGAAGAACGAGCTGGCTCTCCCTGGCGGTCCTTCTGGTCGTGTGAAGCTCGTTGCT GCCGCCAAGCCCAAGGCCGCTGAGAAGAAGCCCGCCGTTAAGAAGACTGTTGCCGCTAAGCCCGctgagaagaagactgcCACCAAGGCCGCTCCCAAGAAGGCTGTTTCTGCCACTAAGAAGGCTACCACTGCTAAGCCTACTGCTGCCAAGGCCAAGGCTGCTGTTCCTGCGAAGAAGACTGCGGCTAAGAGCACTGCTATCAAGAAGGTTGCTGAAAAGAAGGCTCCTGCTGCGAAGAAGGCCAAAGCTCCTGCTG CCAAGAAGGCTGTCGCTCCCAAAAAGGCCGCCTCTAAGAAGGCTTAA
- a CDS encoding Hypothetical Protein (Similar to TIGR gene model, INSD accession AAW45707.1), with the protein MTISLVWLSQQLIPQLLLTYFFLSWRILTFELAPSLSLNVLTWSQSDSGHLSIFTSGIKKIISYSIFFSLHVLPTLLIGTIAILYLRLYLLPSSQSVPPFDPPPEILNKQVMFACFFAQSSSRSRYNSEPESESGDVLQVIVQEPELERCYKGRCGGRWKPARTRHCTQCGVCRAGFDHHCPFFANCLTAPYIPTFLAVLLYTPPTVLILSLPLLPPLFHRSIAAYTQARDSSEIIAHWWNWKWSWVVAGGPIGRYAGGIILGWRELDRQDGGGLCRLAVGLLIAFGFILSGITAGLAYSTIHVLQHGDFTIDRERSRAQRRILSTIRDLPTRQPIPDKLRQDLVRFSDRPAFYLPPKNLNRLCPQDQNRTWDRRGRKHSSGCIVQLSGNARPYDHGPRANMQLVLGAPWGEEWGWLLPWRAIWGGIEHDRGESCLFNWPVADGIAKEIERVMESWVGGHRETIKDCR; encoded by the exons ATGACCATCTCTCTCGTGTGGCTGTCTCAGCAGCTCATACCCCAACTTTTGCTCACCTACTTTTT TCTCTCATGGAGAATCCTTACATTTGAGCTGGCTC CGTCACTATCTCTGAATGTACTGACATGGAGTCAATCAGATAGCGGGCACCTCAGTATCTTTACAAGTGGTATAAAGAAGATTATCTCCTACAGCATCTTTTTCAGCCTCCATGTTCTCCCAACTCTTCTAATTGGCACAATTGCTATTTTATACCTTCGTCTATATCTTTTGCCAAGTTCTCAATCTGTCCCACCTTTTGATCCCCCTCCAGAGATACTAAACAAGCAAGTCATGTTTGCTTGCTTTTTCGCTCAATCTAGTTCAAGATCAAGGTACAATTCAGAGCCAGAGTCAGAGTCTGGCGATGTTTTGCAGGTTATAGTGCAGGAACCAGAATTGGAGAGATGTTATAAAGGAAGGTGTGGAGGCAGGTGGAAGCCTGCCAGGACAAGGCATTGTACGCAATGTGGGGTGTGTAGAGCTGGCTTTGACCATCACTGTCCATTT TTTGCAAACTGCCTTACCGCACCGTACATCCCCACTTTCCTCGCTGTCCTCCTTTATACCCCACCCACAGttctcatcctctcttTACCCCTTTTGCCTCCCCTCTTCCATCGCTCCATTGCAGCGTACACCCAAGCACGTGACTCTTCCGAGATAATAGCTCACTGGTGGAACTGGAAATGGAGCTGGGTTGTCGCAGGTGGTCCTATAGGCAGGTATGCGGGCGGTATTATTCTCGGATGGAGAGAACTTGATAGGCAAGATGGTGGAGGGCTGTGTAGGTTAGCTGTAGGGCTGTTAATCGCTTTCGGCTTTATCTTGTCTGGGATCACCGCT GGCTTAGCATATTCGACTATTCATGTTCTTCAACATGGGGACTTTACCATCGATCGCGAAAGATCTAGGGCCCAAAGACGTATCCTCTCTACTATCAGGGACCTTCCCACGAGACAACCTATCCCTGATAAACTACGACAAGACCTCGTCCGTTTTTCAGACCGTCCAGCATTCTATCTTCCTCCCAAGAATCTAAATCGATTGTGTCCGCAAGATCAAAATCGGACGTGGGATCGCCGTGGGAGGAAGCATTCTAGCGGATGCATCGTTCAGCTCAGTGGCAATGCGAGGCCGTATGATCATGGACCTAGAGCGAATATGCAGTTAGTCTTGGGAGCACCATGGGGTGAGGAATGGGGTTGGTTGCTGCCTTGGAGAGCAATCTGGGGGGGTATAGAGCATGATCGGGGAGAGAGTTGTTTGTTCAATTGGCCAGTGGCGGATGGGATCGCGAAAGAGATTGAAAGGGTTATGGAATCCTGGGTAGGTGGCCATAGGGAAACGATTAAAGACTGTAGATGA
- a CDS encoding uncharacterized protein (Similar to TIGR gene model, INSD accession AAW45338.1) has translation MTLAPHDATATAQATTAVVLLTDQIQAGHPDHETMDGAIGIRSGNGKRISSRRDRDGSYGEKERDIERAKDRKRYDDDVKKESGLLAKETNTVKGVVVKYNEPAEARKPTKNWRLYVFKGTEQIDLIHIYRQSCYLIGRDEVVTDIPIAHPSCSKQHAAIQYRQMTERNEYGDVATTIKPFIIDLESTNGTFVNDIEVPKSRYYELRASDVIKFGTSSREYVLLHEDVSS, from the exons ATGACTCTCGCTCCCCACGACGCGACCGCGACAGCTCAAGCTACCACCGCCGTCGTTCTCCTAACCGACCAAATTCAGGCAGGCCATCCAGACCACGAGACAATGGATGGGGCGATAGGGATAAGGTCCGGGAACGGGAAAAGGAT CTCGAGTCGAAGAGATAGGGACGGATCCTATGgtgagaaggagagggatATTGAGAGAGCCAAGGATAGGAAAAGGTATGACGATGATGTCAAGAAAGAG TCTGGTCTCCTGGCCAAAGAGACCAATACCGTCAAGGGGGTCGTCGTCAAGTATAACGAACCGGCCGAGGCTAGGAAGCCAACCAAAAACTGGAGATTATATGTATTCAAGGGGACCGAGCAGATAG ATTTGATTCACATCTATCGACAATCGTGCTATCTCATTGGGCGTGATGAAGTT GTCACCGACATCCCCATCGCTCATCCATCCTGTTCAAAACAACACGCGGCTATCCAATACCGTCAGATGACTGAACGAAACGAGTACGGCGATGTGGCTACAACCATTAA ACCATTCATAATCGACCTGGAGTCGACAAATGGGACTTTTGTGAATGACATTGAAGTTCCCAAGTCAAGATATTACGAATTAAGAGCCAGCGACG TCATCAAGTTTGGTACATCCTCGCGTGAATATGTCCTTCTCCATGAAGATGTCTCAAGCTAG
- a CDS encoding Hypothetical protein (Similar to TIGR gene model, INSD accession AAW45340.1; CNI03020) gives MSRSTISSLESQLSTATHELELATFLNKGILQTNTEYKLRIAELESENIILRKAESRLAGTEDALEDAEKRIKVLEEEREVWEEELEAAKENMESAKRDKDAAIKERDHERDQRELWEERFWELRGSKIEERSITTT, from the exons ATGTCCCGCTCAACAATCTCTTCTCTCGAATCCCAACTCTCCACCGCAACTCACGAACTCGAACTCGCTACATTCCTCAACAAAGGCATCCTCCAGACTAATACTGAGTACAAACTTCGCATAGCAGAACTCGAATCAGAGAACATTATACTGAGAAAGGCGGAAAGTAGGCTCGCTGGGACTGAAGATGCTTTGGAGGATGCTGAGAAAAGAATAAAAGTGTTAGAGGAAGAACGAGAGGTgtgggaagaggagctGGAAGCGGCCAAGGAGAACATGGAAAGCGCGAAGAGAGATAAAGATGCAGCCATAAAGGAAAGGGACCACGAGCGAGATCAGCGAGAGCTGTGGGAAGAGCGGTTCTGGGAATTACGAGGATC CAAAATCGAAGAACGGTCTATTACAACTACCTAA
- a CDS encoding Hypothetical protein (Similar to TIGR gene model, INSD accession AAW45606.1; CNI03010), with protein MPDFTSNLHAAHDQIQSLLSHIRSFPTERLMYHAPVLDRIYLPSLDGRNDDQGTEQPRIWRQEEVMGLKKFIESVKHHEQQIQSMIDSGVPPQEDPLPSVQGLETFWKVVVGCKPPVVGVRMPMGSDKGGSWLEPGSKARKIPGSGGKREKKTKEVWVDVLAAGGKEWIRIYSKKISHLLAEFREQDSYINSDFDSDSQVDSRGGDACQYNSLLATAQDLRRAASRAPRIPGAPAPNLSLWLTRIPSTPEQLSAEYLDPESPVPEWPDNRIPQTLAMLKEWGVTVYHLSPPPLSQLSGHPVPKPPPPSMKINFDITTLLGLCSDVLHYPLPKDSEEAAKRSLRPKDQLIGKGSAVRGRDGTGKGKGKGRREKNAEDEEDEILKGQSQNSRELYRCILEEMERPWVEEFNDVMTEAWEEHKTLYGSTGDEPQVEFWATKEAAQYTFEALTSGPAHGLGAEQRRMKRMLGYEEGDVFEGSRYEGKEGVLKRLKVKIFDAGTRDSEKVERTEFHVSLEAISKAFLDEYYTSLQPPDVIKKSQGKFKPCILPNFLQPKKISAPPIAKITLPFPVVSLHSLYRGAREGMTTVMMGTATFKEVWGQSRWKVRGWERAGYNLAPCGDREKGCAAVMIFPYRVFGEGKRVRFEKGDYSYPNPSA; from the exons ATGCCAGATTTTACCTCAAATCTGCATGCCGCTCATGATCAAATACAGTCTCTTCTGTCGCATATCCGCTCTTTCCCGACCGAGCGATTAATGTACCACGCACCCGTACTCGATCGGATCTATCTGCCATCATTGGACGGGAGAAATGACGATCAGGGAACCGAACAGCCGAGAATATGGAGGCAAGAGGAAGTTATGGGTCTCAAAAAATTTATTGAAAGTGTCAAGCATCATGAGCAACAAATCCAGTCT ATGATAGACTCTGGTGTACCTCCACAAGAAGACCCTTTACCTTCAGTACAAGGTCTAGAGACCTTCTGGAAAGTTGTAGTTGGCTGCAAGCCGCCCGTCGTAGGTGTGCGGATGCCTATGGGTAGTGATAAAGGTGGATCTTGGTTGGAACCTGGGAGCAAAGCGCGGAAGATCCCTGGGAGTGGAggaaaaagggaaaagaaaacGAAAGAGGTTTGGGTGGACGTTCTTGCGGCGGGCGGTAAAGAATGGATTAGAATATACAG CAAAAAGATATCACATCTACTGGCAGAGTTTCGAGAACAGGACTCTTACATCAATTCTGACTTTGATTCAGACTCACAGGTTGACTCTCGAGGCGGCGATGCTTGCCAGTACAACAGTCTTCTAGCAACAGCTCAGGATCTCCGTCGAGCTGCCTCACGTGCACCTCGTATTCCCGGTGCCCCTGCTCCCAACCTGTCTCTCTGGCTTACTCGGATTCCATCAACACCGGAACAGTTATCAGCAGAATACCTTGACCCCGAGTCCCCTGTCCCAGAGTGGCCCGACAATAGAATCCCGCAAACTCTAGCTATGCTTAAAGAGTGGGGTGTCACTGTATACCACTTGTCGCCACCACCTTTATCCCAGCTTTCAGGCCACCCTGTACCGAAACCGCCCCCACCATCTATGAAGATCAATTTTGACATCACAACCCTCCTTGGACTCTGTTCTGATGTGCTCCATTATCCCTTACCAAAGGATAGTGAAGAAGCTGCGAAGCGTTCCCTTCGTCCCAAGGACCAACTCATAGGCAAAGGATCGGCTGTCAGAGGGCGGGATGGCACTGGTaagggcaagggcaaaGGACGACGCGAAAAGAATGccgaagatgaagaagacgaaaTCCTTAAAGGACAGAGTCAGAATTCCCGAGAATTATACAGGTGTATTctggaagagatggagagacCGTGGGTGGAGGAGTTCAATGATGTCATGACAGAAGCTTGGGAGGAACACAAAACGCTGTATGGATCGACAGGCGATGAGCCGCAAGTGGAATTTTGGGCGACCAAGGAAGCAGCCCAATACACTTTCGAAGCACTGACATCTGGTCCTGCTCATGGCCTCGGAGCTGAGCagagaaggatgaaaaggaTGTTGGGCTATGAGGAAGGTGACGTTTTCGAGGGATCAAGATATgaggggaaagaaggggTGCTGAAGAGATTGAAAGTGAAAATCTTTGATGCGGGGACTCGGGATAGTGAGAAAGTGGAGCGGACAGAATTCCACGTATCTCTCGAAGCCATCAGCAAGGCTTTCCTCGATGAGTACTACACTTCCCTACAACCACCAGACGTGATCAAGAAATCACAAGGGAAATTTAAACCTTGTATTCTTCCAAACTTCCTCCAACCCAAAAAGATCTCTGCGCCACCTATTGCGAAAATCactcttcccttccccGTCGTAAGCCTTCACTCGCTCTACCGTGGTGCTAGAGAAGGTATGACTACGGTCATGATGGGGACTGCTACATTCAAAGAGGTCTGGGGTCAAAGCCGGTGGAAGGTGCGAGGTTGGGAAAGGGCAGGGTACAATCTTGCGCCGTGTGGAGACAGAGAAAAGGGATGCGCGGCAGTGATGATCTTCCCGTACAGAGTATTCGGCGAAGGCAAGAGAGTCAGATTTGAAAAGGGGGATTATTCATATCCCAATCCCAGTGCATAG